TTCTGGTCATCGGGACACCCCGGAGCAGGGCGTGCGCGTGATCGCGGTAGGTGGCCACCACCGCATCCTCGGCTTCCAGCATCCGCAGCGACCCGGCGGCCACCGCTTCCTCACCGACGTAAAGGTGTAGGAATCCGCGGATCTTGGCCGCGCTGTAGAGCTCAGCGCACTTCTCTTCCATCAGGCGCACCCGCACCATGTCCGACAGCAGCGATGTCGCCGTGTCGTGGTCGATCATGACGACACCCCCTGATGATGCACGACCGGCGCTTCGACAGTTGACGTGTCACCTTCGGGCAATCCGAGTTCGCGGGCTTTGAGCAGGCGCCGCATGATCTTGCCGCTGCGGGTGTGCGGTAGGGCGTCGACGAACTCGATCTCCTTGGGTGCCACCGCTGCTCCCAGCCGTTTGCGCGCGTGACCCAACACTTCCAGCCGTAACGCCTCGTCTGCGGCGAACCCGTCTTTGAGGGTGACGAACGCCTTCACCAGCTCGCCGACTGTTGGGTCGGGTTTCCCGATCACGGCGGCCTCGGCCACCGCCGGGTGGTCGGTCAGCGCGTTCTCCACCTCGAAGGGCCCGATCAGGTGTCCGGCGGACTTGATCACGTCGTCGGCGCGGCCGACGAACCAGAAGTAGCCGTCCGCGTCGCGCTTGACCAGATCCCCGCTCAGGTACAGGTCGTCGACGAAGCACTTCCGGTAGCGCTCTTCCTGATTGAGGTAGGCGCGGAACATCGAAGGCCATCCCGGTTTGAGTGCCAACTCGCCCTCGACGTCGGGTTCTTCGATCACCGAGACGGTGCCGTCGTCGCCATGCCTGACCACATATGCGTCGACGCCTGGCAATGGCCGCCCCATCGAACCTGGTTTGATGTCGAAGGCCGGGGTGTTGGCAATCATGATGCCGCCAGTCTCGGTCTGCCACCAGTTGTCGTGTATCGGCAAGCCCAGCACGCGTTTTCCCCACCAGACCGCTTCGGCGTTGAGCGGCTCGCCCACACTGGCGATGAATCGCAGATTCGGAAAGCAGTATCGCTGCGCGACTTCCGGTCCAGCCTTGATCAGCATTCTGATCGCGGTGGGGGCGGTGTACCACACAGTGACGCCTTCGTCCTGCAGGATGCGGTACCAGCGTTCGGCGTCGAACTCGGCTTCGTCGATGATCGAGGTGATCCCGTGGAGAAGTGGCGCGATGATGCCATAGGACGTGCCGGTGACCCACCCGGGATCGGCTGTGCACCAATAGATGTCATTGGGATGGATGTCCAACGCGTAGAGGCCGGTGAGGTAATGCATGGTGACCGCGCCGTGCACGTGCCGTGCCCCCTTGGGCGTGCCGGTGGTGCCGCTGGTGAAGTGCAGTAGCGACGGGTCATCAGCGTTGGTGGCTTCGATCGGAGCGTCCTCGGAGGCCTCGGCCATCAGCTGGGCCAGGTTCAGCGTGCCGGGCTCGTCGCCGTCGACCAGTAACACGTGGCGTACCGATGTCAGTTCGTCGCGCACCTTGGCGATCTTGCGTTTGTACAGCGCCTTCGTCGTCACCAGTACGGTTGCCTCGCCGATGGCGACACGGGTGGCGATGGGTTCGGGCCCGAACGCCGAAAACAGTGGCGACACCACACTGCCGTTGCGCAGCGCACCCAGCATCGCGACGTACAGCTCGGGGATGCGGCCCATGATCAGAAACACCCGGTCGCCCTTGCCGACGCCGAGCCCACGCAGCACATTCGTGAACCGGCGGGTGCGGCGGCCCAGCTCGGCGTAGCTCAGGTCGGTGGCGACCAATTCGCCCTCCGAGCCGACGTCGGTGATGAACCGCAGCGCGGTGCGATCCGCTTGGGGACCGTCGGCGTGCCGGTCGACCGCCGCATACGCGATGTTGCAGCCGCCGGATGGCATACCGGCGCACGGGTCCGGCACCGTCGACCAGTCGAACGCCGCGCGCGTCTGCTCGTAGTCGGCGAAATTCGGGGCGACTTTCCAGTCCTCGGCGGCCTTGCGAATGATGGTCACGGCAGGTCCGATGAGCCCGGTGTCGGAAGGACACCGTCGCGGACGGCTGGACCGATATTGGCCATCACGTGTTCCAGCAGGAGGTTGTAGGAAGAGCCGTCGGTCAGGAACGCAGAGTCCTCGTGATGCCGAAGATAGGCTTCGATCCGTCGGTCGATCGGCCAGTCGGAATAGATCTGACTGGCGAATTCGGATCGCAGGAACCGACAAGCGACGGCGTCGACGTTCTCGGCAATCCGCTCAGCAGGCTCGGTCGGCGTCATGTGCATCCTCCGGTCGTGTTCGCGTCCTCATCTTTTGCGAGCCGTCTTCGCGACACTAGAGACGAAAGTCACCAACGCCACGTCGATTTCGCCGCCGAGGAGACGGTTCCGCACCGCGCGCGGGAGTTCATATGCCATAAGTCCTCGCGTGATTGATCCGGTCGGCCCTTTTGACGAGGTGAGGCGGGAGACGAATATCGGGACATGCTCACCGATACGCCACTCATCAGGGGCGTAGTGCGCCGCTTCAACAAGCACGCGCTGAATCCAGCGATGATGCACCTGGCAGGCCGCAGGCATTGGTATGCCGCAGTCATGCGGCATACCGGGCGTCGGTCGGGGCGGCACTACGCGACGCCGGTGGTGGCCGACCGGGTGGCGAATGGCTTCATCGTGCCTCTGCCATACGGAACAGATGTCGATTGGCTGCGCAATGTGCAGGCCTCCGGGGCGGCCGCCGTCTCAGTAGGCGGCCACACCTATGACGTTGTCGAACCCGAAATCATCGATGCGGCAACGGCAGGTCCTCAACTGTCGCCGCGTCGTCGACGAGTCTTCCAGGCCTTCGGCATCAAGCGGTTCGTCAAACTGAAAATGGACAGGAGCTGACATCGTGGTGGAATGTCCTCAGGGTCACCCCAACCCGGCCGGGTGGCAGTTGTGCGGAGAATGCGGTAGCCCGATCGAGGTGACGCCGGACCTTTCCCGTGACGTCTGGTATCGCGCCAAATGGGCGATCGTAGGAGCGAGTGTTCTTGCAGTCATTGCGCTCTCGGCTGCGATCGTCGCTATCCTGGCCACGGGTGGCTATGGGCAACCCGGTCCTCCAGCCGAGGCATCGACCGACAAGGCGAACATTCTGGAATGGTGGTCGCAGGCACGCGCACCCTTCACCGATCTTCAGGGGTCGCTTTCTGACGCGCAGCGTGCACTGGCCACTGTCGACCGCACGGCGATGGATGAGGCGTGCCGGCAGATGCACGACAACGCGGCGGTCGACCTTCGGGCACATCTGCCGGCGCCAACCCCAGAACTGACCAGCGAACTGGAGGCCGCGACCGAGGATGCGCATGCGGCCGCCCACATGTGCCGGTCGGTTTTGGCAAGGTCTACGAACAGTTATGACGGCGAGTTTCCCGTCGGCGTCGAGGAGGCGGAGGAGCACCTGCTAGCGGCCCAGGAACTGGTTCGCCAGGCGCTGGTCGGAGCACCCTAGGCCGCCGCGATCGTCAATGCCGCACTATCAGCACCGAAGCCGCTCTGCGGTGAAACAGAGGGTGCCCCCGGGGGCCGAGAATCTGCATGACCTGATCCGCGTGCGAACCGCCGATCACGGCGAGTTGGACCCATTCGTCATGCTTCTTGAGAAATCGGGCGACATCGGCCCCATCGGATACGGGGTAGACGTGGACGTCGGGATAGCGTTCCTTCCATTGCTGGTCAACGTCGTCCAGGCCGTCCGAACCGTCCCGACCGCCGAGCATCAGAACCGGCGTTCGACGTAACCGCGCTTCGCCCATCGCCCCCTCGATCACCGACTCGTTGTCGATCTCGGCGGTCACCGCGACGACTATCCAGCGAATGTCGACCTCGTCGCGTGGTATCTCGTCCTGAGGACGGATGATCGCGACCGGACACTGCGCCTTCTCGGCGAGCTCGGTGGCGACCGACCCCAGTATCGCCCGCGCGGACCGGCCGATGCCGACCGAGCCGACACAGATCAAGTCGGCAGATTCCGACTCTTCGATCAGGTTGAAAGCCGGTAACCCTGAGAGGATTGCGGTCTCTACCTTGACGGGCCGACCCGTGGCCTCGACAGCATCCTGCGCCGCACGAATCGAGGCTTCGGCATGGTGCTTGTCCGCGTAGTAATCCTCCGCAGAGGGGTGCTTAGCCTTCATCACGCACACGAGGCGCAATGGCACGCTTCGGGCGATCGCTTCGTCAACCGCCCACAGCGCGGCGTTGATCGCTGTGCCCGAGCCGTCGATCGCGGCGACAACCGGCTTGGGGGAGGCGCTTTCAGTCATCGTGCACTCCAATTTGCAGTTGATGTATCGACGCTATTGAGTTCCACCACCCGACCGGTGGGGCACTAGGTCCCTCAGTGTTGGACATTGGTCCTCAACACGGCTGCCAGGCAGTCCGGGGGCGACATCGGTCTGTAGCGTCTGCTGCCATGGTCACTGATGTCACAACCTATTTCGGCGGTCTGCCGGAGACGGCGTTGTCGCACGCCTATACGGAGGTACCGAAGGCGTCGCCGGACGATCTGGTGGGCACCACGCTGGAACGAATGCGGGGCCGGCGCTTCGACAGCGCTGCCGCCGTGGCGGTCCTTGACGGGGATCGTCTCGTGGGTGTCGCGACCATTGAGCAGATGTTTGCGGCAGACAGCGACGCGATGTTGCGTGATGTCATGGACCGGCAGCCGCCCGTGGTGACGCCGGACACCGACCAGGAGCGCGCCGCCTGGCAGGCGGTGCAGGATAAGGAGCCCGGTCTCGCGGTGGTCGACGACCAGGGCCGGTTCTACGGGCTGATTGCCCCCCAGCAGCTGCTCGCTGTCCTACTACATGAACACGACGAAGACATGGCACGACTGGGCGGGTTTCTGCACACAGTCGAGTCGACGAGAAGGACAACACTCGAGACTGTGACCAGGCGGCTGTGGCACCGCCTGCCATGGTTGGTGGTCGGGTTGATCGGTGCGATGGTGTCGGCGGGGTTGATGGCGGCCTTCGAAGACCAACTCAGCGCCGTGCTGGCGGTTGCGTATTTCGTGCCGGGGATCGTCTATTTGGCTGATGCCGTTGGCACGCAAACGGAAACGGTCGCGATCCGCGGTCTGTCGGTGGGTGTGGGCATTCGCCGCATCCTGGCTCCGGAAAGCCTGACTGGGCTGATCGTCGGTTTGTTGCTGGGCCTGCTCATGCTGCCGGTGGTGGCCCTCATGACGAACGACTGGAGGCTGGCGACGGCAGTTGCGCTCGCGGTGCTGGCGGCGAGCACGATCGCCACGGTGGTGGCGCTGATACTGCCTTGGTTGCTGCAGGCGCTGGACAAGGACCCCGCGTTCGGTTCCGGTCCGTTGGCCACCGTGATCCAAGATCTGTTGTCGATCGCGATCTACCTCGCAGCGGTGTCCCTGTTGCTCGGTTGACAGCGCCCGCCGGGAAGGCTGAAGCGCGCGCGACGATGGAGGCGGTGCTCGCGTCAGAGGCCAACGCCTCCCCGCCGCGGGACTTCGGTCCCTACCGTCACGATCCGCGATGTAGTCGGATCAGAGTCGGCGTCTGAAGCGAGGAGGCTGTGCCATGGATTCAATCGTCACCCTGACGATGAACCCGGCGCTCGACATCACCGTTGCGGCAGAGGCCGTGCGTCCTACCAGCAAGATCCGCTGCTCACGCGCTCGATACGACGCCGGCGGCGGAGGGATCAACGTGGCAAAGATCGCCCACGTCCTGGGCGCGCCGGTATCGGCCGTTTTCCCTGCTGGAGGTGCCAGCGGCGATCTCGTCAGCCGGCTCGTAGTCGAGGCGGGTGTGCCATTTCGACGGATCGACATTGCCGAGCCCACGCGGGAGAGCCTCACCGTCGATGAGACCGCCACTGGTCTGCAGTACCGCTTCGTGCTGCCGGGTCCTCGGCTGACTCCGTCCGAACAGGCCCGGTGCGTGACTCAGCTGCTTGTTGAGGCGAGCTCGGCACAATTCGTTGTCGCCAGCGGGAGTTTGCCTCCGGGTGTGCCTGCGGACTTCTACCAGCGAATCGCGGACGTGTGCGGTGAGGCAGGGGTCAGATTTGTCTTGGACGCCTCGGGCGCCGGTCTACAACACGTCAATCGTGGTGTGTTTGTGCTCAAGGCAAGCGAGCGCGAACTCCGCGAATGCGTGGGACGTGACCTGACGAGTGAATCCGAACAGCTGGACGCCGCGCACGAACTTGTCGAATCCGGCCGCGCCGAGGCCGTTGTGGTGTCGCGAGGAGCTCAGGGCGCATTGCTGGCTACCCGGACCGAAAGCTGCCGATTCACCGCCATTCCGATGCGTGCGGTAAGCGGCGTTGGGGCCGGGGACGCGATGGTCGCCGGCATCACCGTGGGTCTGACTCGCGGATGGCCGTTGAGCACGGCGGTTCGTTTCGGCATGGCCGCCGGCGCGGCAATGCTGATGACCCCCGGTACCGCCCCGTGCACGCGCGCCGACACCGAGCGGCTCTTCGAAATCGCTGAAGAGCCAGTAGAAGTCGCTGTCGTTTGCGGATGAACCTGACGATCCTCGATTGCGCGGCGTGATTGTTTCGACCTCGACGGATTGATCACCGAAACCGCGTCATTGACACGCCTGATGTCGGCGATCGCATGGCGTTGTCGCCAAATTGGCCGAATCGCTTGGTGCACTCGGCCTTTTCGATCCGCTGCCGCGGGCACCACATGTATGTACGGGTCAGCGGAAAAGGGCGCGAGGCTACGGTTGTCGCGCGATGATCACCGGCATGCGCGCCGACTGAACCACCGCGGCGCTGACCGAGCCGAGGAGCATGCCGGCGAAGCCGCCACGGCCGTGGCTTCCGACGACAACCAGCTGGGCCTGTTCCGAGTGCTCGACGAGCGTACGAGCGGGGTGATCGCAGACCACGATCCGCCGGACCGTCACGTCCGGGTAGTTTTCCTGCCATCCAGCCAGTCGCTCAGCGAGCGCTGCATCCTCCGACGACTTCATTTCCAGCCAGTTCATGCCGAGAAAATCGCCCACCCCGAATTCGGTCCATGCGTGCAGGGCGATGAGGTCAACGCCTCTGCGGGACGCCTCATCGAACGCGATCGCGGTGGCCAGCTCGGACGCGGGGGAGCCGTCGATCCCGACCAGGACCGGTGCTTGCGCCGGATGAGGCATCAACGGATCTTCGTCGTGAATGACCGCCACCGGGCAGTGTGCGTGCTGTACGACGCCGGCGCTGACCGAACCAAGCAGATTGCCGATTGCTCCGTGGCCGCGACTGCCAACCACGACCATCCCTGCCCCCTTCGACATGTCGACCAGCGTGGGAACGGCGGACGAGTAGTAGATGTCAGTCCGGACTTCCAGCGGTCCGACGTCTCGCTGTACCGATGCGACGACACCCATTGCCTCGTCGATGGCTTCGTGGGCCTTCTGCTGTTGCCATTTACCGATGCCGGTCGGCAGGGGCGTGTGGGACAACGAGCCGAGGACACTGCTGACGACATGGACCAGGGTGAGCGTTGCGCCGCGTTGCGCGGCGTCGCGTGCCGCCCAATCGACGGCAACGTTGGCCGCGGGTGACCCGTCGACGCCTACCACGATTTCCGGAGGAGCAATCGAAGACATACGGCACGTTAAGGCAGCAGCGCCGATCCAGGCGTGAGTCTTTAGTCCCCACCCGTTCGGCCAAAGGGCCCCGCCCGACGCCCGGAGCCCAGGCCCAAAGCACCGCGGGGACTGTGCCTTTGCCCCTTCGCCGGCAAAGTCGCCGGGTGGTCTGATCACAGAGTCGCAGCCAACGAGGAGGCCACCCATGAACCCACAGAGGGTGAAAACCTATCAGCTCACCGACCGTCTGCACGCAGGTCGGATTGCCCGCGTATCCGCTGATGACATCGTGCCCACGGTATCGGCATGGTTGGCCGAGTTGGACACCAGCAGTCCGTTGGTCGACGACCTTGCCTGCATGCTGCGCACAGGCGATTGGACTGCTGCCCACGCCATCGCTGAAATCCTGTCGGTCGACGTGACCGTCACCGCGTAGCCATGGCCGAATTCCTCAGCAACACCGACACTTTCACCTGGTCGATGGAGAGTGACCCTCGACTGCGGTCGACCATCGTCTCGCTTGTCCTCCTGGACCGGACCCCGAATTGGGAGCAGCTCGTCGAGCGGTTCGATCTTCTCAGTAGGAGCATGCCCATCTTCCGGAAACGGGTCACGGCGTCGCCGGCGCCTGCGCCGCCTCGATGGACGCTTGATCCCGACTTCGATCTCGCATTCCATGTCCGCCGCGTTACCGCACCGCAACCGGGCACGATGGACACCCTTCTGGACATGGCGCGGGTGGCCGCAATGGCAGATTTCGACCGCGCCCGCCCCCTATGGGAGGTCACCTTGATCGACGGGCTGGCCGATGGGGGTGCCGCGTTGCTGTGCAA
The sequence above is drawn from the Mycobacterium gallinarum genome and encodes:
- the acsA gene encoding acetate--CoA ligase; protein product: MTIIRKAAEDWKVAPNFADYEQTRAAFDWSTVPDPCAGMPSGGCNIAYAAVDRHADGPQADRTALRFITDVGSEGELVATDLSYAELGRRTRRFTNVLRGLGVGKGDRVFLIMGRIPELYVAMLGALRNGSVVSPLFSAFGPEPIATRVAIGEATVLVTTKALYKRKIAKVRDELTSVRHVLLVDGDEPGTLNLAQLMAEASEDAPIEATNADDPSLLHFTSGTTGTPKGARHVHGAVTMHYLTGLYALDIHPNDIYWCTADPGWVTGTSYGIIAPLLHGITSIIDEAEFDAERWYRILQDEGVTVWYTAPTAIRMLIKAGPEVAQRYCFPNLRFIASVGEPLNAEAVWWGKRVLGLPIHDNWWQTETGGIMIANTPAFDIKPGSMGRPLPGVDAYVVRHGDDGTVSVIEEPDVEGELALKPGWPSMFRAYLNQEERYRKCFVDDLYLSGDLVKRDADGYFWFVGRADDVIKSAGHLIGPFEVENALTDHPAVAEAAVIGKPDPTVGELVKAFVTLKDGFAADEALRLEVLGHARKRLGAAVAPKEIEFVDALPHTRSGKIMRRLLKARELGLPEGDTSTVEAPVVHHQGVSS
- a CDS encoding nitroreductase/quinone reductase family protein, translated to MLTDTPLIRGVVRRFNKHALNPAMMHLAGRRHWYAAVMRHTGRRSGRHYATPVVADRVANGFIVPLPYGTDVDWLRNVQASGAAAVSVGGHTYDVVEPEIIDAATAGPQLSPRRRRVFQAFGIKRFVKLKMDRS
- a CDS encoding universal stress protein is translated as MTESASPKPVVAAIDGSGTAINAALWAVDEAIARSVPLRLVCVMKAKHPSAEDYYADKHHAEASIRAAQDAVEATGRPVKVETAILSGLPAFNLIEESESADLICVGSVGIGRSARAILGSVATELAEKAQCPVAIIRPQDEIPRDEVDIRWIVVAVTAEIDNESVIEGAMGEARLRRTPVLMLGGRDGSDGLDDVDQQWKERYPDVHVYPVSDGADVARFLKKHDEWVQLAVIGGSHADQVMQILGPRGHPLFHRRAASVLIVRH
- a CDS encoding magnesium transporter, with translation MVTDVTTYFGGLPETALSHAYTEVPKASPDDLVGTTLERMRGRRFDSAAAVAVLDGDRLVGVATIEQMFAADSDAMLRDVMDRQPPVVTPDTDQERAAWQAVQDKEPGLAVVDDQGRFYGLIAPQQLLAVLLHEHDEDMARLGGFLHTVESTRRTTLETVTRRLWHRLPWLVVGLIGAMVSAGLMAAFEDQLSAVLAVAYFVPGIVYLADAVGTQTETVAIRGLSVGVGIRRILAPESLTGLIVGLLLGLLMLPVVALMTNDWRLATAVALAVLAASTIATVVALILPWLLQALDKDPAFGSGPLATVIQDLLSIAIYLAAVSLLLG
- a CDS encoding 1-phosphofructokinase family hexose kinase → MDSIVTLTMNPALDITVAAEAVRPTSKIRCSRARYDAGGGGINVAKIAHVLGAPVSAVFPAGGASGDLVSRLVVEAGVPFRRIDIAEPTRESLTVDETATGLQYRFVLPGPRLTPSEQARCVTQLLVEASSAQFVVASGSLPPGVPADFYQRIADVCGEAGVRFVLDASGAGLQHVNRGVFVLKASERELRECVGRDLTSESEQLDAAHELVESGRAEAVVVSRGAQGALLATRTESCRFTAIPMRAVSGVGAGDAMVAGITVGLTRGWPLSTAVRFGMAAGAAMLMTPGTAPCTRADTERLFEIAEEPVEVAVVCG
- a CDS encoding glycosyl hydrolase family 65 protein → MALSPNWPNRLVHSAFSIRCRGHHMYVRVSGKGREATVVAR
- a CDS encoding universal stress protein, which translates into the protein MSSIAPPEIVVGVDGSPAANVAVDWAARDAAQRGATLTLVHVVSSVLGSLSHTPLPTGIGKWQQQKAHEAIDEAMGVVASVQRDVGPLEVRTDIYYSSAVPTLVDMSKGAGMVVVGSRGHGAIGNLLGSVSAGVVQHAHCPVAVIHDEDPLMPHPAQAPVLVGIDGSPASELATAIAFDEASRRGVDLIALHAWTEFGVGDFLGMNWLEMKSSEDAALAERLAGWQENYPDVTVRRIVVCDHPARTLVEHSEQAQLVVVGSHGRGGFAGMLLGSVSAAVVQSARMPVIIARQP